From Flavobacteriales bacterium, a single genomic window includes:
- a CDS encoding site-specific integrase, which translates to MKRKKIKLKRIKNKRERRKHANELIRKLNRELESGYNPWMEQESANAFATVDEVFDRYLLFKQRDCKTGGIRKDSLRTDTSFISVFRKWLKENHFDLVYIMELKRSHLMQYLDHMYLDREVSARTRNHHHDFLVKLGRWMVSQEYCKANPAEEIPKLREAPRRRQPISAVNKVRPHEFLQEHDPHYLRLCLAAYYCLIRRKELCFIRVKDVYLDRGYIYVGHEVAKNRKERSATIPKVFEKELRSLRLDDCPPNYYLFSADGFKPGPEMLNPKKITDVRTKYRRQIPLPPNNQFYSLRETGITDMVHKIDPHSVRDHADHHSLEITNGYVAQDMKRASEIIRNKVRGFTDPD; encoded by the coding sequence ATGAAGCGCAAGAAGATCAAGCTCAAGCGCATCAAGAACAAGCGTGAACGCCGCAAACACGCCAACGAGCTCATCCGCAAACTCAATCGCGAACTCGAATCCGGATACAACCCGTGGATGGAACAAGAATCGGCCAACGCCTTTGCCACCGTCGACGAGGTGTTCGATCGATACCTGCTCTTCAAGCAACGCGATTGTAAAACAGGCGGCATTCGCAAAGACTCGCTCCGCACCGATACATCGTTCATCAGCGTCTTCCGCAAGTGGTTAAAGGAGAACCATTTCGATCTGGTATACATCATGGAGCTCAAGCGGTCACACCTCATGCAGTACCTCGACCACATGTATTTGGATCGGGAAGTTTCAGCGCGCACCCGCAACCACCACCACGACTTCCTAGTAAAGCTTGGCCGCTGGATGGTCTCCCAAGAATACTGCAAGGCTAACCCGGCTGAGGAGATCCCAAAACTGCGCGAGGCTCCCCGCCGACGCCAACCCATTAGCGCGGTCAATAAGGTACGCCCGCATGAGTTTCTTCAGGAGCACGATCCGCACTACCTCCGTCTGTGCCTTGCCGCCTACTACTGCCTCATTCGCCGTAAGGAGCTCTGCTTCATAAGGGTGAAAGATGTGTACCTCGATCGAGGCTACATTTACGTGGGACACGAGGTGGCCAAGAACCGAAAGGAGCGCTCGGCCACCATCCCCAAGGTGTTCGAAAAAGAGTTGCGGAGCCTGCGGCTCGATGATTGTCCGCCCAATTATTACCTCTTTTCTGCTGACGGGTTTAAACCCGGCCCCGAAATGCTGAATCCAAAAAAGATCACCGATGTCCGGACCAAGTACCGGCGGCAAATACCGCTGCCGCCAAACAACCAGTTCTACAGCCTACGTGAAACGGGCATAACGGATATGGTCCACAAGATTGATCCCCACTCGGTTCGCGACCACGCCGACCACCATAGCCTTGAGATCACCAATGGTTACGTTGCGCAGGACATGAAGAGAGCCTCCGAGATCATTCGCAACAAGGTGCGCGGGTTTACGGATCCGGATTAA